In Brachionichthys hirsutus isolate HB-005 unplaced genomic scaffold, CSIRO-AGI_Bhir_v1 contig_202, whole genome shotgun sequence, the genomic window AGAACACATGACACACATTTATACCTaacagggcgggggggggggggtgcattttgCTTGCAATAATTTGACACATTTGATGCATATCTCTAATACATAGCTCCAACTGTGACTATTATATACTCAGGAAATACACAAAATTTAAACTTAATACTTTGGCTAATGCTTCACATACATTTCACCAACAGAAAAAGGACTCGCACTAATAGATTCTGTCATTTGAAGCTAATATGCCTACATACTGTAAATAgaaatggatatatatatatatatccgatgtttatataatataattcatttctcattttctaaccgcttattccgttatcgggtcacgggccaagctggagccaatcccagcagtcaatgggcgagaggcaggggacaccccggacaagccgccagttcatcgcagggcaacacagagacatacaaccagccacacacacactcacacctacggacaatttagtgtcaccaatcagcctaggctgcacgtttttggtggtgggaggaagccggagaacccggagggaacccacgcagacacggggagaacatgcaaactcctcacagaatggccacaagccggagacgaacctgcgaccatcttgctgtgaggcaacagtgcttaccactgcgccaccgagccgcctatataatataatgtgtgtgttaatgaTATATGTATTCATTATATACTTTAATCTGTAACAGTTTACGTGGTTAAATATCTCCCACCTGAATTATTGATTAGAAATTGTGTCACAGTGATTCATTCTGCCTGAGTACCCACTGGGTATGCGGGCACAAACCGATAACACTCCAGCGCCTCCACATCCAAGTTCAGAGGTTTTCACAATGTGTATCGCCTCCTTTCATCCTCCTCGTATAAAGTAATGTCATTTTGATGACTAGCCAAGAGGATTTTAGTTTTATAGGCAACTGATTGCCCTATGATGAACTATGACCTCTAGTGAGTTGCTCTTCAAGGCCTACATCTACAATTCTGAACCAGAATAGACACCAGGAAATTTTTGAGGCAGCTCCAGATAAAGATGCGGATCCagggctgcttttttttgtcctctgacactgtgaaacacaaatgttcaaTCTCCGGGAATATGCATGGATCTTGGTGTAACGGAAAACCAGCATATTTAGGGAATTGGCATCTGAGTGTGATTTCAGATCCACTGAATTTAAATAGTTGCTGTGCGGTGAGGCGAAGTGTTTGATACTGGATCAGGCTTTTTTAGAGTCTTGCTGAAGCTACGTGCTCTACTGGAGTGAAAGCTATTAGACAGCTGCGCTTACAGCTTTGACAgctttatttttaaaaccatGTGGGGCTTAAATTTAttgaaatatcaaaattaatcatttaaaagCCTTAAATATTGACTacaatattttaaaatgcaatgcgCGTTAAATGAATTTGCTGAtcaaaattcaattcaatattTTAATCCAAACTGTTAAATTAGAAAAGTTAAAATCACTTATTCGAGAATTCATCAccatttagttattttttttaaattaaaattatttcacTTCTATCAATTCAGTGATGTATCCACTTTAAatttcacaaaaacattcagttttatttttgcatttgttccTTTCTTAGGGCAGTGGATAGAGGTGGGGATCGTtctgttcctctctctccctctcttttgtAGTTTGAAATCGTTCTAGGCCCACGGAAATAAATCCACGGAGCTGTGACTGACAAAACTGAGCTTATTCTGCTGACAGCGAACCGTGATCTATGATCACCTGCAATAAAACGAGCTACATacacttatttattttaaataaccaCTTGAATGAGCCTAATGTGTGTATCATTCTTCTGAGGCTGTTCAGTTGTGTGATGATCACAGTACAAGACCCTGAAACTATTTGAACCCTGCGTCAAATACAGTGTTGTCCTGCTGTTGTCTTGAGACAGTCAGGCTATGGAATCTTTAAAACGtctaaataaaaccaaatcagcaaactagaaaaacaacagataacacttTTATACACCGTGTGATGTGATGAACAATATTTATCatctatttctatttcattttcttctatGTATTTTATGTATGCAGCTCCATAGCCTGCTGAGCAGCACCTTATCCTTATAATGTACTAGTAATATCTGAGAGCAGGAGAGTGTAGCAGATTAGGTTGGTGGTTGGAGGTAGGGTTGGGAGGTATCTCTGGGTTTACATGACATTTGGTCATCGTTTCCACTTTACATTCCTATAAAATATGCTTGCATATTAACACACCTCTGATCCTGTTGCACTCATTACACAGACACTTTTAACATCCGCTAGCCTCCTTCAGTCGTCCTCCAGCGTTTCTGTCTTGATGTCACTTCCATTGTTGCGCCTCGCCCCCTCCTCCTGGTCGGCTGGGGCTGCCTTCTCCACACCGATTGGGTCGTGGGGCTCAGACAGCGTGATGTGCATGGTGGGTTCATCCTGAAGGGAAGGGGATGGAGGAGACCAAGACACCCCGGTCAACCTGGAACCGTCCGCCTGAGGGCCCCCCCCCGACGAGAGGGAACGGCTAATCAGAGATGAAGCCCTTTGCCCAGACAAACCTCCTCGGCCCAGGGCAGAAAACCAGCTCGGAAGCAGAGTGGGGACCTGGGCGAGGAAAGCAGACATGGAGCAGGACacactaatgtgtgtgtgtgtgtatgtgtgtgtgcgtgtgcgtgtgcgtgtgcgtgtgcgtgtgtgtatgtggagtCAGTTAGTACCTGGGTTGGAGATGACAGGTCAGCGCGACTGAATCCAAAGTGTCTGGATGAGGCCCTTTTGTCAAATAAAGACACCTCACAACCCTGAGAAAGAGCAACACAGAGGTCACAcacgcgtgcgcacacacacacgcacacacacacacaggtaattCTCCTCACAGCCCTGTGAAAGGGATAAAGCTCATGTCCAATACAACAAAGAACTTCCATTCCATTACAAATTAACTTAATATTGGCAAAAGATACaaaagatagaaaaaaaatgggaacaagaattaaaaaacagctaaataagcAGCGTTCATTGAATACGTAAATACAACGTCTGAGAACCTCGAATAAACCAGCAGCAGATGAACGCCGTGTTCTTGAAGTCAAATGGCCACCAAGGGAGTTGCCAATGTAGCTCGATGCTAGCCCATTTAGAGCAGCGTATAGTATAGAAAGGGGATCAATCAATCCAAAATGTAACAGGAAGCCAGGGCAGGGCAGGCCAGCTGAAACTGGACTAATGTGTTCCCTCCTCTTGGTTCTCGTCAATCGTTGAGCAGCAGAGTTTGGAAATGAACTCTGTGGGAGATTTTTTAGAGACCAGTAAACGCTGGCAGAAATAAAGATGCGAGTCGGCTTGTATTTGTGCATGTTTAATGCTAGCTGTGGAAAACAACGCTTTTGTCACTTTACTTTACATGCTAGTATCTCCTCTCTGAACCGATATAACAGTCGGATTGATCGACTCGTTATTCTGGATGATTTATTCAGCGGTCaatcatttcaaatgaaagaAGACCTCGACTTTATTCTGACCAGAATCGACTGAGGTCGCTCGCCGTAAACTAAAACACGCCCGTATGTAGCACAGTACGCGGCGTCCCAGTTTTCCCTCGATCCACTTCGGTATCGTTTTCTCACGTGGCTGCGCTATGAAGCGTCTGCAATCACACGTGTGCACGGACCCGGCTTCTGCCCTcaccgcccccgcccccccccaatcccacGGCTACTTTACCTGGTCGGGGAAGTCGTTGCCATCTACCTCGTCACTGTTGGACTGACCTCCTGGACTCTGAACCTCGATGCCGTGGCTCTCCAAGATGGCTGCTtcttcaaaaacacaaacctcCTCATAACATATCAACCCAAGAAGAACCTCAACCTGCTGCTGAAAATACACAACTAGAAAAAACACCACGTTCAACCATGCAGCTTATTAAGGAAGTTTATTCCAAATCAAAGACATTATTGATCTGATATTGGTGAGTTGAATGAGGTCgattcaaaagaagaaaaaaaatcagtcagtGATCTTTTGGTTTCAAAAGAGGCACTCAGTTATATTATGTGTAACATTAACAAAATCCACTCctaccagcacacacacacacacacacgcacacgcacacgcacacgcacagaggtAGACATTACCAATGTTAGCACGTCTCTTGATGTCTTTGCGTCGATTTGCGAACCAGTTGTAGACTTTCAGGGACGTTACCCGTTCCAGATCAGAGAGCTTCTTTCCTGCAACACACAAATCACAGACGCTCAATGATCATTCTTAGAACCCTCGATGTAATTTAAGACGTTAACTGCATAGCTCATAAAGAGTTacatctttaaaacaaataaaacattcaacGACCCCTCTCCAGTCCACGAGAGACGGCTACAACTTTACGTgaaaaatgttgtttgtttttagttctTCCCTGGAAAGTCTCATTTGGGGCAAATCCCACACAGAATGAGAATAAACgtaatgaaaacattaaaatgacagAATCCTTACATAGCGAAAGGCACGGTTCTGTGTGGAAACTAAACATGGTGGCCAGACAGAGCTCATTCGTACATCCCCTTCCTCACTTTGCCCAAGTGGATAAAACCAGATTCAGATAAAGCAGGTAAGAGACAATGGATGGTAATCTAGTCTAAATAAAGCATCAATAATCACTCAACAGAATCTAATTCACAGCGTTCACTCCTCAATGACCTGTGTGACGATGGGCCCTTCCTTTACCTACCCGGCTTCTGAATGACACCGTTGCAGGCGGTGGCGATCTCCTCCCTCTTGGCCTCGTCAGGATACTGGTTATCACTGAAGTAGCTGCAACGACACACGAAGCCAGTCAGTCATCATGCTTAGTTTCATCTTCAGCCGttccacacctcctcctcctcctcctcctcacctctccaTAACAGCTAGACACTCCTTCCTCCAGGTGAACCTGCTCCCCCGCCGCAGACGGAAACCAGTGGGGGCGGAGCCAAACTGTGGCGGATTTTGTTGCCAGTCCATCATGTCGTCTAGAGCCAATGGGGCGGCTCGCATGGCCAGGGTAGCGCCTGAAGTAGCATAAACAAGACCGCTCTGATCAGTGGaagaatgaatgatgaatctcaatcatccattcattcattcattcattcattttccaaccgctttgtccgttatcgggtcgcgggccaagctcgGGGTcgatctcagcagtcaatgggtgagaggcggggtacaccctggacaagccgccagttcatcgcagggcaacacagagacaatcattcacacctacggacaatttattgtaaccaattcaccaaagctgcatgtttttggtgttgggaggaagccagagaacccagagagaacccagagagaacccagagagaacccacgcagacacggggagaacatgcaaactcttcacagaaagttggatttgaacctgtgaccttcttatGAGGCAAAAGCACTAAAGCAGTCAGGAAAATGGAGGAAGGAATGAATGAGAAACTGTGAAGACACCAGTTCCTGTCATGCATTACAGCAGCTGACAAACAGGTTAGACAATCCATGGCAGGGAAAATACATACTTCAGTACTATTTGAACATCAGCGTATAATTAATATGCAGCATGTTTTTGTCTTCACAATCATGGCCGTTTAGTGCCTTTGTCCTTCAACTGACTGCGAGTCCAGATGGAAACATCTGCTTGTAAACACAGGTGTGGAAGGATCCATCCATTCACTGTCTTGTAGATGAGCCGCTTtccaggccacacacacacacacacacacacacacactcatacccTACGGAcgatttttggaggtgggaggaaaccggagaacccggtgaaAACCCGCGGGGACACGGGGAGATTTGATTTAAGAACAGACTATAGTTGCTGACAGATGACAGATTAGTAGACAGAAGTGGCTGGTCTGCTTCATGAGGCATCATGTGAGCCATGAGCACCACCATCAGTTTCACTCGACTCAGTGTGAacgactgtaaaaaaaaaaaccccaactgTAGCTGACACAGAGTGTCAAAGATTAAAACGTAAACAAGTGGaagaacaacaaataaaaaaggaagcCATCCACACACAACGTCTGAGCATCTCAACCCAGAAGGTTTCACAGCCGATCACACCTTGAGTCAAGTGAAACTGAGAAAGGAATGAACTAGTTCACTTCCGCCACTGACTTGGAACGTCTTCAtcttgaataaatatttactgtTAGGGATGCAGCATGTGATGATTCTCATAGTGCTAATCTCTGAAAATGAAGATATAATCAAATGAAACGCAAAACATCCCGACATTTTACCAAACGTTTTCACCAGTGTCGGAGTGCGAGGTTAGGCGTGAACTGCGGGCCTGACGGAGAAGGAGCGTTACCTGGGTTGGTTTTCTCCAGCTGATACCAGCGAAAGAAGGCTCGTTTCTTCTGCTCGCTGAGATCCGatccctgctgcaggagccaGTGAGAGATCCGACTCTGGCTGATCCCTGGAGGAGGCGGGAAAAGGAGTGAGATCTAGTGGGGGGGGATTTACTGGACCTGAACCAAGCAGGGGACAAAGTTGATACTCACCAGTTACCTGAGCAACCACGGCCTGGGAGATCCTTCTATTTGCCAAAAAGGACTTGATCTCCTCTTTGGTCACAGCACTATCCCTCCTACAAGGAGAGCAGAGAATCTGTCGTTCCCCCCGAAGTACATTAATGTTCCAACAGTCTGAATTCACAAGATGGCCGTCGCTGCACATAAACCATCTGAACATGAATCCATGTCCTGCTCTGTCGTTCACACGCCCTCAATCAATACCACTCTGATTGCTGCCGACAGACTGCAGACTGCACCCAAGTGGCACcgttgtatatgtgtgtgtgtatgtgtgtgtgtgcagcgcgAGTGTGTCTAGGCAGTGATCCTTGCATGATATTCCAAAGCAGACTGAGCTGCAGGCAGGTTTTGTTCATGGCCAGGCccgctgcatgaacagcagcaatCAAATGCATATTTTGTCTGGTAGGTTTAGAAAATGTACTTTTAACCGCAAAGAAATGATAGAAATTGCAATAAATTTAACCAATATTCAATTTCTTCATAACGTCATTTGGGTCCTCGGGGACTTGTTTTGGGAACCAGAAGGTTCGAAGAGTGGAGAAGTGCCGGTCCACGTCCACCGAGGACCAGAACCCCAACAACGATGGGACGTCTTACCTCATCAAGTCCTCCACCTTGTCGTCAACATCGATGTCCTCTTCACTTGTGTCAAACCCGTAGCCCGGTGCCACCACGCCGCCGCTGACCACACCAAGAGGAAACCGAGGTGGAGAAAGCTTCCCATTGGTGACGGCAACTAGACCGTTCTGAGCTACCGCAGCCATGGTTACAGGTGAGACTACCGGAATCTGTAAGGGTGGGGAGGTGGGGTCAAAGTTGTTATTGGGGGACAGTGAGAGTTGGGCGTCAGGGAAGCTGGTCTGAGTTGCGATGGAAACCATGAAGGAAGAGGCAGCGATGTTGCTAGAAGAGGTCAAGGATGACGAGGGGGGCATGTAGGGAGATTTCTGGGTCAACTTCCGTCCATTCTTGTGGTCCAGATGGTCAAGAGTGTCCAGGGCATGGACGACCTCGGCCTGAGAGATCCCCGTCTTCCTTAACCTCTGGAGGAGGTCAATCTGCTCGATGGTGAAACGAGGCTCCTCACACTGCCGGAACATCCTGAGGAAAACATCCCGACGTTAACGGACACGTAAGATGGCGTTCAATCGTCCTTCATTGGAGGACGTTTTCATCCTAcgtgactgtcaaattccataaacatcagtcaataatcaaccgagatattgaggaacacattttgaagctccatcgactgcaatgttaatgacaatttcaaactgatccttagttcaggatctcttgtggagcagcaccaaaatggaatcatctgttcctgggaacattcccaacacttcctgaaCATTTGATCGAGATGCGTCCATAACGtttcgagttatcttgctaacggacggacgggaAAACAAATGCCTGCAAAAATAAACTCGTTATTGGAGTGATGATCCAATGTTGTCCTGATAAAACAGTAATTTGCCAGCTGGCGGTTTTACATCCTGTTGTCAATATTATTCTGATCAACAGAACAGCTGCCAAAAGTGGGCTGgaagtgtaaaaacaaaatcacagtgCAGTGGATGTTGCTTAATGATCATCATGAGCATCACATCCACGCCTGCATTGCTTCTGTGAACCTCTTGCTCATATGAGAACACAATTTAAATGTCACTTGGGAAAGACGAACCCCAACAATGAGTAAAGGAACTATTTGACACATCGCAGGCGGGCAATTAAAGAATGCAAATAGACTAAAACGTTGCACAAAAAATACATTACCAGCCATAAATGGTGTCAAAAATAATGTCAATTCACATTTCCTACTTGTGATTGAGCTCATTACAGTTCTCTCCCTACTGAGcttcaaagaaaaacacaaatgagacaATTACAGAACAAAATGGAGGCACCGCCACatctctctgcttcctgcagATTTACAAtccacacagtcacacagacgCACAGTAAGTCATCAGAGCTCAGCAGCTGCTCTCCAGATACGAGGTGCATTCCTCCACGGCGAGTAAGGCTTTTATTATAGAGGACATCTTCAGCTCCAACACGTGACACATAATGTAAACCAAGCACAGCGACGAACGTCACGTTTCCACAACATGAACATGCTCAATGAGTGAAAAAGCCATTTCACTGCTCAATTAGCATTTTGATATGCTACAAATGTGTCATAATAACAGTGGCGAGACCAAACAGAGAAtgaaagcaggaggagaggaaaaataaataaacagaggaaTTAGTTAATGCATCTGTGGCAATgcttttctctctgacaccaAGTGAATCAGAGCAGAGAATCAGTCAGAAGACTTCTatagaggaggaggtgagtgtgtatgtgtgtgtgtgtgtgtgtgtgtgtgtgtgtgggtgtgtgcgtgcatctTAGGAAAACTGCCAAAGACATTTGCATCTCGAGCAGCTAAGATCCATCGTTTCTCTCACAGCTGCAGAAGATGAGTCACACGCTTTAAagcaaatcaataataatacgtctgatgtgtgtgtgtcgctaaCTAATAATTTATCGGTAATATTTCAGCACGGTAGGACCTGGTGATGCACAACGTAGATTATTCTGTATCCGTTCACAGAGATCCTGCATGAGTCATCTCTTTGAactttttgcttgtttgtttttgttttatcgTCACAGAAAGAACTAATTACAGTCAGAAAGActataaaattgtatttatttatttttgccggAATTGAAAAGAAGGTTTTCTGGTTTGTCCATATAAAGCAGGTTTTATGATTGTTCTCAACACGCAAGGGTTTGGTCAACCCTCTGAACCGTTTTCGGCCCAAAGCCTGAGCCACCGCGCCTTTATTCGACTAATTACAAATGACCGCTAACCCAatactataaaaataaaaaatgcccgATGGAGGAGAAAGCGCCATCTGCAACTCGGCAGTGAATCTCACATTCCATCATATACTCAAGAGGTTAAGTGCTTCAAACTCCCATAATCCTCTCTGTGTTCTCGAGAAAGATACTGCGTAAGCTCTGTAGCTAAACTTGacccgacctctgacctccccgTGCAGCAGAGACCTAGAAAAGAACCTAAAGAGAAGAAGAATTAAGATCAGTCGCTCCTTACTAACTTTCAGTGATGATCTTGATTCGACAGATACTAAACAGGATGAGAcgagatgaaatgaaaacagcaaCAGTCATTCggtgtgtgtcctgcagcagtaatcctcctcctcatggacctGCACAACTTCCACATATCATCCTGAAGCATATACAGGCGACTGGGTGCGCTCTGGTACAAGCCAACGGTTCATCACGGGGCGCCAGCCTTTGAAGAGCA contains:
- the LOC137912623 gene encoding homeobox-containing protein 1-like — encoded protein: MFRQCEEPRFTIEQIDLLQRLRKTGISQAEVVHALDTLDHLDHKNGRKLTQKSPYMPPSSSLTSSSNIAASSFMVSIATQTSFPDAQLSLSPNNNFDPTSPPLQIPVVSPVTMAAVAQNGLVAVTNGKLSPPRFPLGVVSGGVVAPGYGFDTSEEDIDVDDKVEDLMRRDSAVTKEEIKSFLANRRISQAVVAQVTGISQSRISHWLLQQGSDLSEQKKRAFFRWYQLEKTNPGATLAMRAAPLALDDMMDWQQNPPQFGSAPTGFRLRRGSRFTWRKECLAVMESYFSDNQYPDEAKREEIATACNGVIQKPGKKLSDLERVTSLKVYNWFANRRKDIKRRANIEAAILESHGIEVQSPGGQSNSDEVDGNDFPDQGCEVSLFDKRASSRHFGFSRADLSSPTQVPTLLPSWFSALGRGGLSGQRASSLISRSLSSGGGPQADGSRLTGVSWSPPSPSLQDEPTMHITLSEPHDPIGVEKAAPADQEEGARRNNGSDIKTETLEDD